In the genome of Saprospira sp. CCB-QB6, one region contains:
- the rfbB gene encoding dTDP-glucose 4,6-dehydratase, with amino-acid sequence MKNQKTLLITGGAGFIGCHLVELLVNKYPNYQIINLDALTYAGNLENLKSVEQAPNYSFVKGNILDQNLLDQLFEQYQFDGVIHLAAESHVDRSIENPLAFVETNVMGTLQLLQAARKAWANNMADKLFYHVSTDEVYGTLGETGLFTEETAYDPRSPYSASKASSDHFVRAYHHTYGLPVVISNCSNNYGPNQFPEKLIPLCINNIKKQKTLPIYGDGKYTRDWLWVKDHAAAIDKIFHQGKLGETYNIGGHNEWKNIDLVRLLCKIMDKQLGREAGSAEQLISFIKDRPGHDRRYAIDASKLQNELDFGPSLQFEEGLEKTVKWYLDNEDWLEHIVSGSYRDYYEKQYQ; translated from the coding sequence ATGAAGAATCAAAAAACTTTGCTCATTACAGGTGGCGCCGGTTTTATCGGCTGCCATCTGGTGGAGCTGCTCGTGAATAAATATCCGAACTATCAAATTATCAACCTAGATGCCCTAACTTATGCTGGCAATCTAGAAAATCTCAAATCGGTAGAACAAGCCCCAAATTATAGCTTTGTCAAAGGCAATATTTTGGACCAAAACCTGCTCGACCAACTTTTTGAGCAATACCAATTTGATGGCGTTATTCACCTGGCCGCAGAATCTCATGTGGATCGCTCTATCGAGAATCCACTCGCTTTTGTGGAAACCAATGTGATGGGGACCCTCCAACTCCTGCAAGCCGCCCGTAAGGCTTGGGCCAATAACATGGCCGATAAGCTGTTTTATCACGTCTCTACCGATGAGGTTTATGGCACCCTAGGCGAAACGGGCCTCTTTACGGAGGAAACCGCCTACGATCCCCGCTCGCCTTATTCGGCCTCTAAAGCAAGCTCCGACCATTTTGTGCGCGCCTACCACCATACCTACGGCCTGCCTGTGGTCATCTCCAATTGCTCCAATAATTATGGCCCCAATCAGTTTCCCGAAAAACTGATCCCGCTCTGTATCAATAACATCAAAAAGCAGAAAACTTTGCCCATTTATGGCGACGGGAAGTATACCCGCGACTGGCTTTGGGTGAAGGATCATGCCGCCGCTATTGATAAAATTTTCCACCAAGGAAAATTAGGCGAAACCTATAATATTGGAGGCCACAATGAATGGAAAAATATCGACCTGGTCCGTCTGCTCTGCAAAATTATGGACAAACAACTGGGCCGAGAAGCCGGCAGCGCCGAACAACTCATTAGCTTCATCAAGGACCGCCCCGGCCACGATCGCCGCTATGCCATCGACGCCAGTAAATTGCAAAATGAACTGGATTTTGGCCCCTCTCTCCAATTTGAAGAGGGCCTAGAAAAAACCGTCAAATGGTATCTCGATAATGAAGATTGGCTAGAGCATATTGTCTCTGGTAGCTACCGCGATTACTACGAAAAACAATATCAATAG
- a CDS encoding UDP-glucuronic acid decarboxylase family protein has translation MKRVLITGAAGFLGSHLCDRFIAEGMHVIGMDNLITGDIRNIEHLFPLERFEFHHHDVSKFVHVAGELDYILHFASPASPIDYLKIPIQTLKVGSLGTHNLLGLARAKNARILVASTSEVYGDPLVHPQTEDYWGNVNPIGPRGVYDEAKRFQEAITMAYHTYHQLETRIVRIFNTYGPRMRVDDGRALPAFFSQAMLDQEITVFGKGQQTRSFCYVDDLVEGIFRLLMSNYAMPVNIGNPDEISILDFAKEVVQMVGKGSIGYHPLPKDDPQQRQPNISLAKEILDWEPKVSRAEGMAKTYEYFKKVLL, from the coding sequence CCGCAGGTTTTCTGGGCTCTCACCTTTGCGATCGCTTTATTGCTGAAGGCATGCACGTGATCGGCATGGATAACCTCATTACAGGCGATATCCGCAATATCGAACACCTTTTCCCCCTAGAACGCTTCGAGTTTCATCATCATGATGTCTCTAAGTTTGTACATGTGGCCGGAGAACTCGATTATATCTTGCATTTTGCCTCTCCCGCTAGCCCTATTGACTACCTCAAAATTCCGATCCAAACCCTCAAAGTAGGCTCTTTGGGTACGCATAATCTTTTGGGCTTGGCGAGAGCCAAAAATGCTCGCATTTTGGTCGCTTCTACCTCAGAGGTTTATGGCGACCCCCTTGTTCACCCCCAAACAGAAGATTATTGGGGGAATGTGAACCCCATCGGCCCCCGTGGTGTCTATGATGAGGCCAAACGCTTCCAAGAAGCCATTACTATGGCTTATCATACCTACCACCAACTGGAAACTCGCATCGTACGGATCTTTAATACTTATGGTCCCCGTATGCGCGTAGACGATGGCCGAGCACTTCCCGCTTTCTTCTCTCAAGCGATGCTGGACCAAGAAATTACGGTCTTTGGTAAAGGACAGCAAACCCGCTCTTTTTGCTATGTAGATGATTTGGTAGAAGGCATTTTCCGCCTGCTCATGAGCAATTATGCTATGCCCGTAAATATTGGTAATCCCGACGAAATATCGATTCTCGATTTTGCCAAAGAGGTGGTCCAAATGGTAGGCAAAGGAAGCATCGGCTACCACCCACTCCCCAAAGACGATCCCCAACAACGCCAACCCAATATTAGCCTAGCTAAAGAAATCTTAGACTGGGAACCCAAGGTGAGCCGCGCCGAAGGGATGGCCAAAACCTATGAATACTTCAAAAAAGTACTCCTCTAA